One stretch of Chthoniobacterales bacterium DNA includes these proteins:
- a CDS encoding NUDIX domain-containing protein has protein sequence MARAQTSAGLLMFRMQNGETEVLLVHPGGPYFRNKDEGAWTIPKGEVASGEDLLERAKIEFAEELGISVEKAAIATGNGSWIELGYVKQKGGKTVHAWAFAGDLPPDFKLASNTFEVEWPPRSSKTQAFPEIDQASFFFLEMARARINPAQTVFLDRLVEALQ, from the coding sequence GTGGCGCGGGCGCAAACGAGCGCGGGACTGCTGATGTTCCGGATGCAAAATGGAGAGACGGAGGTGCTGCTCGTCCATCCGGGCGGCCCCTACTTTCGAAACAAGGATGAAGGCGCCTGGACGATTCCAAAAGGAGAGGTCGCGTCAGGCGAGGATTTGTTGGAGCGGGCGAAAATAGAGTTTGCCGAAGAGCTCGGTATTTCGGTTGAGAAAGCCGCTATCGCCACCGGCAATGGGTCTTGGATTGAGCTGGGCTATGTGAAACAGAAAGGCGGCAAAACAGTTCACGCCTGGGCGTTTGCGGGGGATTTGCCGCCCGATTTCAAACTGGCTTCGAACACCTTTGAGGTGGAATGGCCGCCGCGATCCAGCAAAACGCAGGCGTTCCCGGAAATTGACCAAGCCAGCTTTTTTTTCCTGGAGATGGCTCGAGCCAGGATCAATCCTGCCCAGACCGTTTTTCTTGATCGCTTGGTTGAGGCCCTACAATGA
- a CDS encoding FecR family protein yields the protein MKPTSKILTVSIISMLFLVPLPVASAASKEARVTQIIRDVRLLPSEAAARPAAVNDKVSEDTGVRTGGDSRSELTFPDLTITRLGSNTIFSFTGSGHTAKIESGSILLRVPKDSGGGSVKTSAVTVAVTGTTLIFESAGGTKSKLITLEGSARMALVAKPKDYRYVRAGQMLDVPAGATTLPMPVNINLNDVMKSHPLITDFKPLPSQPLIMAAAQQQQPAPQAPPPNYTGPNINIDIGGILGGGTHHNPRPPSTRPPTQPPGTHPPTTNTGPTQPPPTTGRTPGQTKNPPTTTTTNPPTKYPPKSTTTTVPRNPKGPRPKPSPTPPVVR from the coding sequence ATGAAACCGACCTCTAAAATCCTGACCGTCTCGATAATCAGCATGTTGTTTCTCGTGCCCCTGCCGGTCGCCAGCGCTGCGTCCAAGGAAGCACGCGTCACCCAGATCATTCGCGACGTGAGACTTCTTCCCTCGGAAGCCGCCGCGCGTCCCGCCGCGGTAAACGACAAGGTGTCCGAAGACACCGGCGTGCGGACGGGCGGCGATTCGCGTTCCGAGCTCACCTTTCCGGATTTGACCATTACCCGCCTGGGCTCGAACACGATCTTTAGTTTCACCGGCTCCGGCCACACCGCCAAAATCGAGAGTGGCTCGATCCTCCTGCGCGTGCCGAAGGATTCAGGCGGCGGCTCCGTAAAAACGAGCGCGGTCACCGTGGCTGTCACTGGAACCACCCTCATCTTCGAATCGGCCGGCGGGACGAAGAGCAAATTGATCACCCTCGAAGGAAGCGCCCGGATGGCCCTGGTCGCGAAGCCGAAGGATTATCGGTACGTCCGAGCGGGACAAATGCTGGATGTCCCAGCCGGCGCCACCACCCTGCCAATGCCGGTGAATATCAACCTTAATGACGTGATGAAGAGTCATCCGCTCATTACCGACTTCAAGCCGTTGCCGAGCCAGCCGCTCATTATGGCCGCGGCGCAGCAACAACAGCCCGCGCCGCAGGCGCCGCCTCCGAACTATACCGGGCCGAATATCAACATCGACATTGGAGGAATTCTTGGAGGAGGAACCCATCATAATCCTCGCCCGCCATCCACGCGGCCGCCGACCCAGCCTCCGGGCACTCATCCTCCTACAACTAACACCGGTCCGACTCAACCACCCCCAACGACAGGCCGAACGCCGGGGCAAACCAAAAACCCTCCCACCACAACAACAACCAACCCGCCGACCAAATACCCCCCAAAGAGCACAACGACGACAGTCCCTCGCAATCCCAAAGGCCCCAGACCAAAGCCGTCACCAACGCCTCCGGTCGTGCGGTAG
- a CDS encoding alpha/beta family hydrolase encodes MTRPLFLFAPGAGAPSTHPWMQRWKERLSVVGDVETFDYAYMQQRQRRPDRLPELIATHRQALVAARQGDTRPAFLIGKSMGGRIGCHVSLEEPVTGLICFGYPLCGGGDPSRLRDKVLRQLRTPILFVQGTRDPLCPLELLENLRLEMKGPNFLHVVEGGDHSLLVLKRQLQATDETQEEVDQRILAAIATFVGRF; translated from the coding sequence ATGACAAGGCCCCTGTTTCTTTTCGCACCCGGCGCTGGAGCGCCTTCCACTCACCCGTGGATGCAACGCTGGAAGGAACGGCTTTCAGTCGTCGGCGATGTCGAGACTTTCGATTACGCCTACATGCAACAAAGGCAACGGCGTCCCGATCGGCTGCCGGAATTGATCGCCACCCACCGGCAGGCTCTCGTTGCTGCCCGGCAAGGCGACACCCGGCCGGCATTCCTGATTGGCAAAAGCATGGGCGGACGGATCGGATGCCACGTCTCGCTGGAAGAGCCGGTCACGGGCCTGATTTGTTTTGGCTATCCGCTGTGCGGCGGCGGAGATCCATCCCGGTTGCGCGACAAAGTTCTGCGCCAATTACGGACGCCGATTCTTTTTGTCCAAGGCACCCGCGATCCGCTTTGTCCGTTGGAGCTTTTGGAAAACCTCAGGCTCGAAATGAAGGGCCCGAACTTTCTCCACGTCGTCGAAGGCGGAGATCATTCCCTGCTTGTATTGAAGCGCCAGCTCCAGGCGACAGACGAAACCCAGGAGGAGGTTGATCAGCGAATCCTGGCGGCGATTGCAACGTTTGTGGGGCGTTTCTGA
- a CDS encoding ion channel, producing MDPKIPRQRWRHLGLLILLLLLFIVSPLVAPLRFGVLFLNVVGAAVLLAGTHVISERKRLFTSTLVLAIATIALNGFIIVWNAQRLILVSNFCLLTLLALFSISILADVLRRGPVTADKIYGAICVYFLIGYAWAFCYAILEQIEPGSFSGPAESGAVSEYVARVIRMRYFSFVTLTTVGFGDIVPRSNAARTFATLEAVMGQIYLAVLVARLVGLHIVHASREQPRDDS from the coding sequence ATGGACCCGAAGATTCCGCGGCAGCGGTGGCGACATTTAGGTCTGCTCATCCTGCTTCTCCTGCTGTTCATAGTGTCGCCCCTTGTTGCCCCACTCCGGTTTGGCGTCCTGTTTTTGAATGTCGTGGGCGCCGCCGTGTTGTTGGCGGGGACGCACGTCATCAGCGAACGAAAGCGGCTTTTCACCTCTACCCTGGTTCTGGCCATCGCCACCATCGCCCTCAATGGTTTCATCATCGTCTGGAACGCCCAGCGGCTGATCCTGGTCTCGAACTTTTGTCTCCTGACCTTGCTGGCGTTGTTCTCCATCAGCATTCTCGCTGACGTTCTCCGGCGTGGTCCAGTCACCGCGGACAAGATTTACGGCGCCATTTGCGTCTATTTCCTGATCGGATATGCATGGGCTTTCTGCTACGCCATCCTGGAACAGATCGAGCCCGGATCGTTTTCCGGTCCGGCGGAGAGTGGGGCGGTGTCAGAGTACGTCGCCCGCGTGATTCGGATGCGTTATTTCAGTTTTGTCACGCTGACCACGGTCGGTTTCGGCGACATCGTACCGCGGTCGAATGCGGCCCGAACCTTTGCCACACTCGAGGCGGTAATGGGCCAGATCTATCTGGCGGTGCTCGTCGCGCGGCTCGTCGGGTTACATATTGTTCACGCCAGCAGGGAACAACCCCGCGACGACAGTTAG